The Posidoniimonas polymericola DNA window CTTCACGCCAGATTAGTTGCAGTGTGGTCAAGCCTTCCTGCAACATAAGCGACTTCAACCCATCAAAGTCGTAGCTTAATTCTGCCAAACGTTTCGCTTCGCTCACGGCAATGACGAGATGCCAATTCCCTGCAAATGCTTTGGCAGGAGGGATCGCCGGATCAAGGTCGGCGGCCTCCCAGCTCAACACTGACAACGATCGCGTGAGCAGCTGGGTACTGGCGGCTGAGTATCGAGGTTCTACCGACGTCAACGCCGCCTCGAGAACACCGTCGTGCGTGGTGACATCGACCCGCACGTCGCCCGCCGGAGTGTTTAGTCGATAGGCGCCATCCCCATGTGCTTGGCCGAGTGCAACGCCGATTGCAATGGTTGCGTGACCGCAGAAGGAGACCTCGGCCTCGGGACTAAAGAAGCGAACGGTGCGATCTTGTCCCTGAGAAGGCACTACAAACGCTGTTTCGGAGTATCCTACCTCTGTCGCTACTCGCTGCATCTCATCGTCGCCGAGAGGCGTATCGCCGATCCAGACCCCCGCAGGATTACCGGCCTGCGGATTGTCCGTAAATGCAGCTAAGCGAAGTAACTCGCCCTCCCCAACGGTTTCGGCCTCTGAGTGTCCCGTGGATTCGTTCATTGCTCAGGCCGCCGTGCGATCATCTCAATCTCCACTCGCGCACCGAGCGGGAGCTCCGCGACTCCAACGGTACTGCGTGCTGGAAATGGCGCAGTGAACCGTTGAGCGTACACCTCGTTCATCGCCTGAAAGTCGTCCATGCTGACGAGATAGACGTTGCATTTGACTACATGATTCATTGCAA harbors:
- a CDS encoding PhzF family phenazine biosynthesis protein, coding for MNESTGHSEAETVGEGELLRLAAFTDNPQAGNPAGVWIGDTPLGDDEMQRVATEVGYSETAFVVPSQGQDRTVRFFSPEAEVSFCGHATIAIGVALGQAHGDGAYRLNTPAGDVRVDVTTHDGVLEAALTSVEPRYSAASTQLLTRSLSVLSWEAADLDPAIPPAKAFAGNWHLVIAVSEAKRLAELSYDFDGLKSLMLQEGLTTLQLIWREDANTFRSRNPFPVGGVIEDPATGAAAAALGGYLRGIGQVAAPAKILIKQGDDMGRPSRLTVDIPAAGGIIVKGTAVLIQAGRGGF